From a single Nicotiana tomentosiformis chromosome 2, ASM39032v3, whole genome shotgun sequence genomic region:
- the LOC104100369 gene encoding uncharacterized protein: MEMASAAPVPVSWIPEDDLLLKNAVEAGASLEALARGAVRFSRRFTLQELQDRWRSLLYDSDVAAPASARMVELELSGINPLSKFNKSDNFKGSKDVVGKRKVDSIRKQYYTMRKKFRSEFFNSTDLGFLDEPNLHECNGHGTDFRQHVRIDAQSRDGNCMLGNCISDDLGLQESDLDILRNAFPEALGDMPVTSAIANSRIAYNSRCSISVDNNSPDGILRESRFLEEFSASSLREERRNSFQPDMEDREIHDALKDNSIDFEKCSGVKRPCLSQLSPERKIFGSPEGKQLSTFHSRSDNHQNICRGPCGFGSRQHSHSPESGAMMGVRTGSTDFIDSSATSDGEFTDLPDSLLNLSNEDDILLMEVDGKDSPDNLSKANLKLLPDSPSDIPAGGSDDHESEVVNDSNANVAVPDDFNPLGSEVNTSSLLSQDVRADCEVNLSSESSLNPDIRQLTDGNMHCTLNTEDTEIPCNDDIFLLIHPSTSFASTATQTIGQSSMDLSSASNKNEQRVNSFTRGKDSVKSFAWTNKVAPNIFGETRPVQPSVDSTARVKVSGTTALPALPGDGKKGAGVAGQSRSLPANAEVSKDDVREEDIVRVRGVGDTSATFIKMPQFGESSSVRAAAIESAINPSTSELEEPQSDDDVPYFSDVEALILDMDLDPQDQDPYTTRQEPKYQAEDFKRTTIRLEQCARSCSRREMTPRGAFAILYGRHLRHYIRKTKVILGRSTEDVEVDIDLRKEGRANKISRRQASIKMESDGSFCLKNLGRCSIAVNGKSVDTGQYLTLSSSSVIEIREMTFMFEMNRKYVKQYIHSINQNKGRLGKFEWSPERKPRRTPL; this comes from the exons ATGGAGATGGCAAGTGCTGCTCCAGTTCCCGTTTCGTGGATTCCCGAAGATGACCTCCTCTTGAAGAACGCCGTCGAG GCTGGTGCATCCTTAGAAGCCCTTGCTAGAGGGGCAGTGCGATTTTCCCGCAGATTCACGTTGCAAGAGCTGCAAGACCGTTGGCGTTCTCTTCTGTATGATTCTGATGTTGCAGCTCCAGCTTCTGCTCGCATGGTTGAGCTTGAACTTTCAGGGATCAATCCATTGTCAAAGTTTAATAAATCTGATAATTTTAAAGGAAGCAAAGATGTTGTTGGAAAGAGGAAAGTGGACAGCATTCGTAAACAATACTATACGATGCGGAAGAAATTTCGAAGTGAATTTTTCAACTCCACCGATCTAGGCTTTCTGGATGAGCCAAATCTACACGAATGCAATGGACATGGAACTGATTTTAGGCAGCATGTCAGAATTGATGCTCAGTCTCGTGATGGGAACTGTATGCTTGGGAATTGTATCTCAGATGACCTTGGGCTTCAAGAATCAGATCTGGATATCTTGCGCAATGCTTTCCCAGAAGCACTTGGAGACATGCCTGTCACTTCTGCCATTGCTAATTCCCGTATAGCCTATAACAGTAGGTGTTCAATTTCAGTAGACAATAATAGTCCAGATGGAATTCTAAGAGAAAGTAGGTTTTTGGAAGAGTTTTCCGCTTCATCATTAAGAGAAGAGAGGAGGAATTCTTTTCAGCCTGATATGGAAGACAGAGAAATTCATGATGCTCTTAAAGACAATTCCATTGACTTTGAAAAGTGCTCAGGTGTTAAGCGGCCCTGCCTATCACAGTTATCTCCCGAGAGAAAGATCTTTGGTAGTCCTGAAGGAAAACAGTTGTCCACCTTTCATTCAAGAAGTGACAACCATCAAAATATCTGTAGGGGTCCTTGTGGATTCGGAAGCAGACAGCATTCCCACTCCCCTGAATCAG GAGCAATGATGGGGGTCAGGACTGGTAGCACTGATTTTATTGATTCATCAGCTACCTCAGATGGTGAATTCACGGATCTCCCAGATTCACTCTTGAACCTTTCAAATGAGGATGACATCCTCTTGATGGAAGTGGATGGGAAGGATTCACCGGACAACTTGTCTAAAGCTAATCTTAAGCTCCTTCCAGATTCTCCTAGCGATATTCCAGCAGGTGGTTCAGACGACCATGAATCTGAAGTAGTTAATGATTCGAATGCAAATGTTGCAGTTCCTGATGATTTCAATCCTTTAGGATCAGAAGTGAACACTTCCTCCCTGCTTAGTCAAGATGTAAGAGCTGATTGTGAAGTTAATTTGTCATCCGAATCATCATTAAATCCTGATATAAGACAGCTTACTGATGGGAATATGCATTGTACACTGAACACTGAGGATACAGAAATTCCTTGTAATGACGATATCTTCTTGCTTATCCACCCTTCTACATCATTTGCTTCTACTGCAACTCAAACAATTGGTCAAAGTTCCATGGACCTGTCATCGGCTAGTAATAAAAATGAACAAAGAGTTAACTCCTTCACTCGTGGAAAAGATTCCGTCAAGTCTTTTGCATGGACTAATAAGGTTGCACCAAACATCTTTGGAGAAACACGCCCGGTGCAGCCATCCGTCGATAGTACTGCCCGTGTAAAGGTGTCTGGTACTACTGCTTTGCCGGCGCTTCCTGGTGATGGCAAGAAGGGTGCTGGAGTCGCAGGTCAAAGCAGATCATTGCCTGCAAATGCAGAAGTATCTAAAGATGATGTGCGAGAGGAGGATATTGTTAGAGTTAGAGGG GTGGGGGACACTTCTGCTACTTTCATCAAGATGCCACAATTTGGCGAATCAAGCTCTGTCAGAGCGGCTGCTATAGAGTCAGCAATTAACCCTTCAACATCAGAACTGGAGGAACCTCAGAGCGATGATGATGTACCTTATTTTTCTGATGTTGAAGCTTTG ATACTAGATATGGACTTAGATCCACAAGATCAAGACCCGTATACAACTAGGCAAG AGCCAAAGTATCAGGCGGAAGACTTTAAAAGGACTACCATCAGGTTGGAACAGTGTGCTCGTTCTTGTTCGCGAAGAGAAATGACACCTCGAGGGGCCTTTGCTATCCTATATGGACGTCATCTGAGGCACTATATTCGGAAGACCAAG GTCATACTTGGAAGATCCACTGAAGATGTTGAGGTTGACATTGATTTACGAAAAGAAGGCCGTGCTAACAAAATTTCTCGGCGTCAG GCAAGCATCAAGATGGAATCGGATGGATCTTTCTGTCTGAAGAATCTAGGGAGGTGCTCAATAGCAGTGAATGGCAAGTCAGTTGATACTGGGCAGTATCTGACTCTTAGCTCTAGTAGTGTGATAGAG ATACGGGAAATGACTTTTATGTTTGAGATGAACCGTAAGTATGTCAAGCAGTACATACATAGCATTAACCAGAATAAAGGAAGGCTTGGCAAATTTGAATGGTCACCTGAAAGGAAACCAAGACGAACACCTTTATAA
- the LOC104100366 gene encoding putative protein phosphatase 2C 76 has protein sequence MAQRMDAVPCLDKKKQLRTNWKRVSITIIYGSLIACVIAILTNNPILVAKFKPKPEEKLVKANYSVDLSDISTQDCEFASIQGRRKYQEDRVTCNLDLSIPFFKPDDGGLDVVGVGVVAVFDGHIGSAASDMASKLFLEKFILKSYAEQSSNYREFLNSSLVQTIEEIDAEFSKVALEHELYSGSTAVVAVIYNNSHVLVANVGDSKAFICSGSSAKELTRDHNAYRLEERARVEASGGVFTHSYNNNVPDLLMGHFPMTRAIGDVSLKKYGIIATPEVTDWLHLTSEDEYLVVASDGIFESLSPQKVCDFINQAEDNSDTSLLAQQLVQKAFLEGSSDNLSVVLVQLGVERVSPVVDYF, from the coding sequence ATGGCCCAACGTATGGATGCTGTTCCCTGTTTAGATAAGAAAAAACAATTAAGAACTAATTGGAAGAGGGTGAGTATTACTATCATATATGGATCTTTAATTGCCTGCGTTATTGCAATTTTGACGAACAACCCTATTTTAGTAGCCAAGTTTAAACCTAAACCTGAAGAAAAGCTTGTCAAAGCAAACTACTCTGTTGATTTATCAGATATTTCAACTCAAGATTGTGAATTTGCCTCGATCCAAGGAAGAAGGAAATACCAGGAAGATCGAGTAACATGCAACCTTGATCTTAGTATTCCTTTCTTTAAGCCCGATGATGGCGGCCTTGATGTAGTAGGCGTTGGCGTGGTCGCCGTATTTGATGGTCATATTGGATCGGCTGCTAGTGACATGGCGTCAAAGCTCTTTTTGGAAAAGTTTATCCTTAAGAGTTACGCTGAACAATCTTCTAACTATAGGGAATTCCTAAATTCATCATTAGTACAAACCATTGAGGAAATTGATGCAGAATTCTCTAAGGTAGCTCTTGAACATGAACTTTATTCGGGATCtactgctgttgttgctgttatATATAACAATAGTCATGTTTTAGTTGCAAATGTTGGCGATTCGAAGGCGTTTATTTGCTCTGGTTCTTCGGCTAAGGAGTTGACGAGAGATCATAATGCATATAGGTTGGAGGAGAGGGCTAGGGTTGAAGCTTCTGGAGGAGTATTTACTCATAGTTATAATAATAATGTTCCTGATCTGCTAATGGGACACTTCCCTATGACTCGAGCTATAGGTGATGTTTCTTTGAAAAAATATGGCATTATTGCTACTCCTGAGGTGACTGATTGGCTACATTTAACTTCAGAGGATGAGTATTTGGTGGTGGCTTCTGATGGAATATTTGAAAGCTTAAGTCCCCAAAAAGTCTGTGACTTTATAAATCAAGCAGAGGACAATTCAGATACATCATTATTGGCTCAACAACTTGTTCAGAAAGCATTTTTAGAAGGCAGCAGCGATAATTTATCTGTTGTTTTGGTTCAATTAGGAGTAGAGAGGGTTTCTCCTGTAGTTGATTATTTTTGA
- the LOC104100367 gene encoding LRR receptor-like serine/threonine-protein kinase RGI5 — MYIIFKSSNHRTLMGIWGQRKTFLFIFFYILLVPCQLEACHLVDKIALLEFKQKITFDPSKLFHTWTSTTDCCKSWEGIACDSSGRVVNVSRPGLSSGDDFIIDTSISGTLSPSLAKLSFLERLDLSNLKDLTGPIPPEFGKLSRLSCLFLDTNKLSGSIPATFKYLHQLKKLYLSDNNISGTIPSNIFDGFLSLSELGLSGNQFSGPIPSSIGNLLSLTKLDMSHNKFSRSIPDSTGKLKNLEYVDLSENQLSGKIPNSIGNLSKLVLMYLNQNQLTGKIPSSISGLSSLVFCRLSENQLSGSIPSSIGNLPKIQRLIFENNKFSGKLPAALGHLATLTDMFFSNNLFTGKIPSSFGNLQSLQTLDLSRNKLSGEIPHQLVKLVRLQTLDLSFNPLGLSRIPNWFKKLKVFRLILAKTGIRGQLPSWLASSSFSTLDLSSNGLTGQLPKWIGNMTSLSFLNLSNNAFHSSIPDEFRNLSLLMDLDLHSNKFSGNLRAIFSKEFQDPLGCYNSINLAYNMFKGPLDENSGNEPVMTSIVSLSLSHNPLTGHMPKSFGNLTSLQEIKLAENGLSGGIPKELGNAKELKIILLSNNDLGGAIPEEVLNLKELQEFDVSRNKLSGKIPPHKANIPKSAFFGNRGLCGAPLPPCKHS; from the coding sequence ATGTACATTATTTTCAAGTCCAGTAATCATAGAACACTTATGGGCATCTGGGGTCAGAGAAAAACTTTCTTGTTCATCTTCTTTTACATTCTTTTGGTTCCATGTCAGTTAGAAGCTTGTCATCTGGTAGATAAAATAGCGTTGTTAGAATTCAAGCAAAAGATTACCTTTGATCCTTCAAAATTGTTTCATACATGGACATCTACAACTGATTGCTGCAAATCTTGGGAAGGTATTGCTTGTGATTCCTCTGGCAGGGTTGTCAATGTCTCTCGCCCTGGCCTTTCTTCAGGCGACGACTTCATTATCGATACTTCAATTTCTGGAACTCTTTCTCCTTCTCTTGCTAAACTCTCTTTTCTTGAAAGGCTTGACCTTAGTAATCTCAAGGACTTGACAGGGCCAATTCCACCTGAATTTGGCAAGCTATCGCGCTTGAGTTGCCTCTTTCTTGATACAAACAAGCTTTCCGGTTCTATACCTGCCACATTTAAATATCTACACCAGCTGAAGAAGCTCTATCTTAGTGATAATAATATTTCTGGTACTATTCCTTCAAATATTTTTGATGGTTTCCTTTCACTATCTGAACTTGGTCTTTCAGGAAATCAATTTTCAGGTCCAATACCATCTTCAATTGGGAATTTATTATCATTAACCAAGCTTGATATGAGTCACAATAAGTTTTCTAGAAGCATTCCAGACAGTACAGGAAAGCTCAAGAATCTTGAATATGTTGATTTGTCTGAAAATCAGTTATCTGGAAAGATTCCAAACTCAATTGGAAATCTTTCCAAATTAGTCCTGATGTATCTGAATCAAAACCAACTTACAGGAAAAATTCCTTCATCAATATCTGGTCTTAGCTCATTGGTATTCTGCCGTTTATCAGAAAACCAGCTGAGTGGCAGTATCCCATCTTCAATTGGCAATCTTCCAAAAATCCAAAGGCTAATATTTGAGAACAATAAGTTCAGTGGGAAACTTCCTGCAGCTCTTGGACATCTTGCAACTCTCACTGACATGTTCTTTTCCAATAATCTTTTTACTGGCAAAATCCCATCAAGTTTTGGCAATCTACAAAGCCTCCAAACACTAGACTTGTCAAGAAATAAGCTAAGTGGAGAAATTCCTCATCAGCTTGTAAAACTAGTGAGGTTACAGACTTTGGATCTGTCATTTAATCCTCTGGGGCTTTCAAGAATACCAAATTGGTTCAAGAAACTAAAAGTGTTTCGGCTAATTTTAGCAAAGACTGGAATCAGAGGGCAACTCCCTAGTTGGTTGGCTTCATCATCATTCTCAACACTTGATTTGTCAAGCAATGGTTTGACAGGACAATTACCTAAATGGATTGGAAATATGACCAGCCTTTCATTCTTGAATTTGTCGAATAACGCCTTCCATTCATCAATCCCTGATGAATTCAGGAACCTGTCACTGCTGATGGATCTTGATCTTCACTCCAATAAATTTTCAGGCAACTTGAGAGCAATTTTCTCAAAGGAATTTCAGGATCCTCTCGGCTGCTACAATTCTATTAATCTTGCATACAACATGTTCAAGGGACCATTAGATGAAAACAGTGGAAATGAACCAGTAATGACATCTATTGTGTCACTTAGTTTGTCACACAATCCATTGACAGGGCACATGCCGAAATCATTTGGAAACTTGACAAGCTTGCAGGAGATTAAATTAGCAGAAAATGGACTATCAGGTGGGATTCCAAAAGAGCTTGGGAATGCCAAGGAattgaaaataattttactttCAAATAATGATTTGGGAGGTGCAATACCAGAAGAAGTTCTGAATTTGAaggagcttcaagaatttgatGTATCAAGAAATAAACTAAGTGGTAAAATCCCTCCCCATAAAGCCAATATTCCAAAGTCTGCATTTTTTGGAAATCGTGGCTTGTGTGGAGCTCCTCTTCCTCCTTGTAAACACTCATAG
- the LOC104100368 gene encoding receptor-like protein 34 yields the protein MDRSLFSVFSSSSTLIFLTVLHALFLHAHSTTHWQDIEVLKQLKNSVDPNSVTPGSCLISWDFSVDPCDNLSTEKFTCGLRCDIVVSSVSRVTELALDQWGYSGSLSSVSWNLPYLQTLDLTNNFFTGSVPDSLSNLTRVQRLTLSRNSFSGSIPSSLGSLSHLEQLYLDNNFLEGTIPSTFNGLKNLKRLEFQANKLTGEFPDLGQLNNLFFLDGSDNAFSGQLPATFPASLVELAMRNNSLEVNIPASLAGLNFLQVIDLSHNKLSGSVPANLFTHPSLEQLTLSYNQYGSVQQPGNFLQNSQLIAVDLSNNEIRGLLPGFLGLMPRLSSLSLENNKLSGMIPVQYALKMVLPGQGVSQFERLLLGGNYLFGPIPGPMLELKPGSVTLRLGDNCLYRCPLRLFLCEGGEQKSLSECQAFGPIIP from the coding sequence ATGGATCGTTCGTTATTCTCTGTATTCTCATCTTCTTCAACTCTCATATTCCTTACAGTTCTCCATGCTCTGTTCTTGCATGCACATTCAACAACACACTGGCAAGACATTGAAGTCTTGAAACAGCTGAAGAATAGCGTCGACCCCAATTCGGTGACACCTGGCTCATGCCTCATCTCTTGGGATTTCTCAGTAGATCCTTGTGACAATCTCTCCACTGAAAAATTCACCTGTGGTCTCCGTTGTGACATTGTAGTATCCTCAGTTAGCCGAGTCACTGAACTCGCTCTTGACCAATGGGGTTACTCTGGTTCCCTCTCCTCTGTTTCTTGGAACTTACCTTATCTCCAAACCTTAGACCTTACTAATAATTTCTTCACCGGTTCAGTACCTGACTCGCTCTCAAATCTAACTCGTGTTCAACGACTCACTTTGTCAAGAAACTCCTTCTCTGGTTCAATTCCCAGTTCTCTAGGCTCACTTTCACACCTTGAACAACTTTACCTTGATAATAATTTCCTTGAAGGAACAATACCCTCAACTTTCAACGGTCTCAAGAATTTAAAAAGGCTCGAATTTCAAGCCAATAAGCTCACTGGCGAGTTTCCCGATTTGGGTCAGTTAAATAATTTGTTTTTCCTCGATGGTAGTGACAATGCTTTCTCCGGCCAACTTCCGGCGACTTTTCCGGCATCTCTCGTCGAGCTTGCAATGAGAAACAACAGCTTAGAGGTTAACATTCCGGCAAGTCTCGCCGGACTGAATTTCCTACAAGTTATTGATCTGAGTCACAACAAACTCAGTGGGTCAGTTCCAGCGAATCTCTTCACCCATCCCTCTCTTGAACAGCTCACACTATCGTATAACCAATACGGGTCGGTTCAACAACCCGGGAACTTTTTACAAAACAGTCAGTTGATTGCAGTAGACTTGAGCAACAATGAGATCCGTGGGTTATTACCCGGGTTTTTGGGTTTAATGCCCAGATTATCATCATTATCACTAGAGAACAACAAGTTGTCGGGTATGATACCGGTCCAATATGCATTAAAAATGGTGCTGCCGGGTCAAGGGGTATCACAATTTGAGAGGCTGTTGCTAGGAGGGAATTACTTATTCGGACCCATACCGGGTCCAATGTTGGAGCTAAAACCGGGTTCAGTAACACTGAGGTTAGGGGACAACTGTTTGTACCGGTGCCCGTTGAGATTATTTTTATGTGAAGGTGGTGAACAGAAGTCATTATCGGAGTGTCAGGCTTTTGGTCCCATCATTCCTTGA